Proteins encoded together in one Bacteroides zoogleoformans window:
- the fldA gene encoding flavodoxin FldA — protein MKKTGVFYGSSTGTCEELATQIAGKLGVSSADVHSVDKMTAELIQEYEVLVLGTSTWGDGELQDDWYDGMKVLKSADLSMKFVALFGCGDSESYCDTFCDGIGILYEDLKDSGCTFLGNKVSPDDYSFSSSIAVVNGAFVGLALDEVNESHKTAGRIDAWTAELKSKL, from the coding sequence ATGAAGAAAACAGGTGTTTTTTATGGTTCCAGCACCGGAACCTGCGAAGAGTTGGCTACTCAGATAGCCGGGAAATTAGGCGTTTCCTCCGCTGACGTACACAGTGTGGACAAGATGACCGCCGAACTGATTCAGGAATACGAGGTATTGGTATTGGGAACTTCGACGTGGGGTGACGGCGAATTGCAAGACGACTGGTACGACGGTATGAAAGTGCTGAAAAGCGCAGATCTTTCCATGAAGTTTGTCGCTCTGTTCGGATGTGGAGATTCAGAATCCTACTGCGACACATTCTGCGACGGTATCGGAATACTTTATGAAGACCTGAAAGACTCCGGATGCACGTTCTTGGGCAATAAAGTCAGTCCGGACGATTATTCTTTCTCTTCATCCATCGCTGTGGTGAACGGCGCTTTCGTAGGGCTTGCCCTCGACGAAGTGAACGAAAGCCACAAAACCGCCGGGCGTATCGATGCTTGGACGGCCGAACTGAAGAGCAAGCTTTAA
- a CDS encoding DUF2023 family protein has protein sequence MTISSADILPADLKVFLNHVYEFKKGVRQMVLYTVNRKYEEFATARLRNQKIEYLIQPVDKNKINLFFGRPECIHAIRCMVTRPLNQLTPEEDFILGAMLGYDICAQCERYCARKNKSMTSA, from the coding sequence ATGACGATATCATCCGCCGACATTCTGCCCGCAGACCTGAAAGTCTTTCTGAACCACGTCTATGAGTTCAAGAAGGGAGTTCGCCAGATGGTGCTCTATACTGTCAACCGCAAATACGAAGAATTTGCCACAGCCCGTCTGAGAAATCAGAAGATAGAGTACCTTATCCAGCCGGTAGACAAAAATAAAATTAATCTATTCTTCGGAAGACCGGAGTGTATACACGCTATCCGTTGCATGGTGACCCGCCCGCTGAATCAACTGACACCCGAAGAAGACTTCATTCTCGGTGCCATGTTGGGTTATGATATCTGTGCCCAGTGCGAACGTTATTGTGCACGCAAAAACAAGAGTATGACAAGTGCATAA
- a CDS encoding glycosyltransferase family 1 protein, which translates to MKIKVSNANTPNWKDVNVKAHIPPELEKLSEIARNIWWSWNYEATELFRDLDSELWKEVGQNPILLLERMSYAKLEALAKDKAILRRMEDVYSKFRAYMDMAPDSNRPSVAYFSMEYGLNHVLKIYSGGLGVLAGDYLKEASDSNVDMCAVGFLYRYGYFTQTLSMDGQQVANYEAQNFGQLPIDRVLDENGQQVVVDVPYMDYYVHAYVWRVNVGRIALYLLDTDNEMNSEFDRPITHQLYGGDWENRLKQEILLGIGGMLTLKKLGIKKDIYHCNEGHAALINVQRICDYVAEGLTYDQAIELVRVSSLYTVHTPVPAGHDYFDEGLFGKYMGGYPSKMGISWDDLMDLGRNNPGDKNERFCMSVFACNTSQEVNGVSWLHGKVSQEMFASIWKGYFPEESHVGYVTNGVHFPTWSATEWKHLYASHFDENFWYDQSNPKIWEAIYNVSDEEIWKTRMVMKNKLIDYVRKQYRESWLKNQGDPSRIVSLLDKINPNALMIGFGRRFATYKRAHLLFTDLERLSKIVNNPDYPVQFLFTGKAHPHDGAGQGLIKRIIEISRRPEFLGKIIFLENYDMQLARRLVSGVDIWLNTPTRPLEASGTSGEKALMNGVLNFSVLDGWWLEGYREGAGWALTEKRTYQNQEHQDQLDAATIYSILEQEILPLYYARNKKGYSEGWVKTIKNSIARIAPHYTMKRQLDDYFSKFYNKQAERFKTLAADGYAKAKEIAAWKEEVAGKWDSIEVVSSEMTEDLMKGSIESGKEYTITYVINEKGLNDAVGLELVTTYMAHDGQQHVYSVEPFEVVKKEGNLYTFRVKHKLENAGSFKVSYRMFPKNADLPHRQDFCYVRWFI; encoded by the coding sequence ATGAAGATTAAAGTTAGTAATGCAAACACTCCGAACTGGAAAGATGTGAATGTGAAGGCTCACATTCCTCCCGAATTGGAGAAATTATCGGAAATTGCACGCAACATTTGGTGGTCATGGAATTATGAAGCCACCGAACTGTTCAGAGATCTTGACTCTGAGCTCTGGAAAGAAGTAGGACAGAATCCGATACTGCTGCTGGAACGTATGAGTTATGCTAAACTCGAAGCACTTGCCAAAGATAAGGCGATTTTGCGCAGAATGGAAGACGTTTATTCCAAATTCCGCGCTTATATGGATATGGCTCCTGACAGTAACCGCCCGTCGGTGGCATATTTCAGTATGGAGTATGGGTTGAATCATGTACTTAAAATATACTCCGGCGGCTTGGGTGTGCTTGCCGGCGACTACCTGAAAGAAGCATCCGACAGCAACGTCGATATGTGTGCGGTCGGTTTCCTGTATCGTTACGGCTATTTCACTCAAACATTGTCTATGGACGGGCAGCAAGTGGCCAATTACGAAGCGCAGAACTTCGGCCAGTTACCCATCGACCGTGTGTTGGACGAAAACGGCCAGCAAGTGGTGGTGGATGTGCCTTATATGGACTACTACGTGCATGCCTATGTGTGGAGAGTGAACGTAGGACGCATCGCCCTCTATCTGCTCGATACGGACAACGAGATGAACAGCGAGTTCGACCGTCCCATCACGCATCAGCTTTATGGCGGCGACTGGGAGAACCGTCTGAAGCAAGAGATTCTGCTTGGTATCGGAGGTATGCTGACCTTGAAGAAGCTGGGCATCAAGAAAGATATTTATCATTGCAACGAAGGGCATGCCGCCTTGATAAACGTGCAGCGTATTTGCGACTATGTGGCTGAAGGATTGACCTACGATCAGGCCATTGAGCTGGTGCGCGTCTCTTCGCTTTACACGGTACACACACCGGTGCCCGCAGGTCACGATTACTTTGACGAAGGCCTGTTCGGGAAGTACATGGGAGGCTATCCTTCTAAGATGGGCATCAGTTGGGACGACTTGATGGACCTCGGACGTAATAATCCGGGCGACAAGAACGAGCGTTTCTGCATGTCGGTGTTTGCATGCAACACTTCGCAGGAGGTGAACGGCGTGAGCTGGCTGCACGGAAAGGTTTCGCAGGAGATGTTCGCTTCCATCTGGAAGGGCTATTTCCCCGAAGAAAGCCACGTGGGCTATGTCACCAACGGTGTTCACTTCCCCACATGGAGCGCAACGGAGTGGAAGCATCTCTACGCTTCGCATTTCGATGAGAACTTCTGGTACGACCAGTCCAATCCCAAGATTTGGGAAGCTATTTACAATGTTTCCGACGAAGAAATCTGGAAGACGCGCATGGTGATGAAGAATAAACTGATTGACTACGTGCGCAAGCAATACCGTGAAAGCTGGCTGAAGAATCAGGGCGATCCTTCGCGCATCGTTTCTTTGCTGGACAAGATTAATCCGAACGCGTTGATGATAGGTTTCGGCCGTCGTTTCGCCACCTATAAGCGTGCACACCTGCTGTTTACCGACTTGGAGCGTCTGTCCAAGATTGTGAACAATCCCGATTATCCGGTACAATTCCTGTTCACCGGCAAGGCTCATCCCCACGATGGCGCAGGTCAGGGATTGATTAAGCGCATCATTGAAATCTCCCGTCGTCCCGAATTCCTCGGCAAGATTATCTTCTTGGAGAACTACGATATGCAGTTGGCTCGCCGTCTGGTTTCGGGTGTGGATATCTGGCTGAACACGCCGACCCGTCCGCTCGAAGCATCCGGAACTTCCGGCGAGAAAGCGCTGATGAACGGTGTGCTGAACTTCTCCGTACTCGATGGCTGGTGGCTGGAAGGCTACCGCGAAGGTGCAGGCTGGGCGTTGACCGAAAAGCGTACTTATCAAAATCAGGAGCATCAGGACCAACTGGATGCCGCCACCATTTACAGCATCCTCGAACAGGAAATCCTGCCTCTGTATTATGCGCGCAACAAGAAAGGTTATTCCGAAGGATGGGTGAAAACCATCAAGAACTCCATCGCCCGGATTGCTCCTCATTACACCATGAAGCGCCAGTTGGACGATTACTTCAGCAAGTTCTACAACAAGCAGGCCGAACGTTTCAAGACGCTGGCCGCCGATGGTTATGCCAAAGCCAAAGAGATTGCAGCTTGGAAGGAAGAAGTGGCCGGGAAGTGGGATAGCATCGAAGTGGTGTCTTCCGAAATGACGGAAGATTTGATGAAGGGTTCCATCGAGAGCGGTAAGGAATATACCATTACTTACGTCATCAACGAGAAGGGATTGAACGATGCTGTCGGTCTGGAACTGGTAACTACTTATATGGCTCACGACGGTCAGCAGCACGTCTACTCCGTAGAGCCGTTCGAGGTGGTGAAGAAGGAGGGCAACCTATATACGTTCAGGGTGAAGCACAAGCTGGAGAATGCCGGCAGCTTCAAGGTATCCTACCGTATGTTCCCGAAGAATGCCGACCTGCCTCACCGTCAGGATTTCTGCTACGTTCGCTGGTTCATTTGA
- a CDS encoding glycogen/starch synthase — MIKELLTPDYIFEASWEVCNKVGGIYTVLSTKATTLQAKFRDKLFYIGPDIWQGKENPLFVESDTLWAAWRKHAAEKENLSVRIGRWNIPGAPIVILVDFTPFFARKNEIYTDMWNRFQVDSLHAYGDYDEASMFAYATGKVTESFCRYNLLETDSIVFQAHEWMTGMGALYLQAAVPEIATIFTTHATSIGRSIAGNGKPLYDYLFAYNGDQMAQELNIESKHSIEKQAAHYVDCFTTVSEITNNECKELLEKSADVVLMNGFEDGFVPKGSTFTGKRKRARSAMLRVANCLLGEDLDDDTLIVGTSGRYEFKNKGINLFLEALNRLNRDRNLKKKVLAFVNVPGWVGEPREDLRQRLKSKDNFSTALECPFITHWLRNMTHDQVLDMLKYLGMGNRPEDKVKVIFVPCYLDGKDGIFNKHYYDIILGQDLSVYPSYYEPWGYTPLESVAFRVPTITTDLAGFGRWVNGLKNQHGIDDGVEVLHRSDYNCSEVADGIKDTIALFSAKTETEVKEIRKRAARVAEQALWKHFIQYYYEAYDIALRNAAKRC; from the coding sequence ATGATTAAAGAACTACTTACCCCCGATTATATCTTCGAAGCAAGTTGGGAAGTATGTAATAAAGTAGGCGGTATCTATACAGTCTTATCCACCAAGGCAACTACTTTGCAGGCAAAGTTTCGTGATAAGCTGTTTTATATCGGACCGGATATTTGGCAAGGAAAAGAAAATCCATTGTTTGTCGAGTCCGACACTCTTTGGGCAGCATGGAGAAAGCATGCAGCCGAGAAAGAAAACCTTTCAGTCCGCATCGGACGTTGGAATATCCCCGGTGCTCCCATCGTTATTTTGGTAGACTTCACCCCATTCTTCGCACGGAAAAACGAAATCTATACCGACATGTGGAATCGCTTTCAGGTGGATTCGTTGCATGCTTATGGTGATTATGATGAAGCATCTATGTTTGCTTATGCCACCGGGAAGGTGACGGAAAGTTTCTGTCGCTATAATCTGCTGGAGACAGACAGCATTGTGTTTCAGGCACATGAGTGGATGACCGGTATGGGGGCGCTCTACCTTCAGGCCGCAGTTCCCGAAATAGCAACTATCTTCACTACCCATGCCACCTCCATAGGTCGTTCCATTGCAGGCAACGGCAAGCCTTTGTATGACTATCTTTTTGCATACAACGGCGACCAGATGGCGCAAGAACTGAATATCGAGTCAAAACATTCCATAGAGAAGCAGGCGGCCCATTATGTAGATTGCTTCACCACAGTGAGCGAAATTACGAACAACGAGTGCAAGGAACTGCTCGAAAAATCGGCCGACGTGGTGCTGATGAATGGTTTTGAGGACGGCTTTGTGCCAAAGGGCTCTACTTTTACCGGCAAGCGCAAACGTGCCCGTTCCGCCATGTTGCGGGTGGCAAACTGCCTGTTGGGCGAGGATTTGGATGACGACACACTGATTGTAGGCACCAGCGGACGATATGAGTTCAAGAACAAAGGCATCAATCTTTTTCTCGAAGCATTGAACCGGCTGAACCGTGACAGAAACCTGAAGAAGAAAGTGTTGGCCTTCGTAAATGTACCCGGTTGGGTAGGAGAACCCCGCGAAGATTTGCGGCAGCGCCTCAAGAGTAAAGATAATTTCTCCACTGCTCTGGAGTGTCCTTTTATCACACATTGGTTGCGCAACATGACGCACGATCAAGTGCTTGATATGCTGAAATATCTCGGCATGGGAAATCGTCCTGAAGATAAAGTGAAAGTGATTTTCGTGCCTTGCTACCTCGATGGCAAAGACGGCATCTTCAACAAACATTACTATGACATCATTTTAGGCCAAGACCTTAGCGTTTATCCCTCCTATTACGAGCCATGGGGCTATACGCCGCTGGAAAGTGTGGCTTTCCGCGTGCCTACTATCACTACCGATCTCGCCGGCTTTGGACGCTGGGTGAATGGCCTGAAGAACCAGCATGGCATAGACGATGGCGTGGAGGTACTACACCGTTCGGACTACAACTGTTCTGAAGTGGCTGACGGTATCAAAGATACCATTGCCTTGTTTTCTGCCAAGACGGAAACAGAAGTCAAGGAAATAAGAAAGCGTGCCGCCCGGGTGGCCGAGCAGGCTTTGTGGAAACACTTTATACAATATTATTATGAGGCTTACGACATTGCCTTGCGCAATGCTGCAAAGCGTTGTTAA
- a CDS encoding ATPase — MNEILGYLGLGLMLALAGIGSCFGTTIAGSAAEGALKKDPSKSASYMILSALPATQGLYGFVAFLMSMGRDFATDGPLMLGIGLGVGLVCLFSAIRQGQICAHGIAGISQGHDVQTNTMIYAALPEFYAILALVAALMV; from the coding sequence ATGAATGAAATTTTAGGTTATCTCGGTTTGGGTCTGATGTTGGCCCTTGCAGGAATTGGTAGTTGTTTTGGCACCACCATAGCAGGTAGTGCGGCAGAAGGCGCTTTGAAGAAAGACCCTTCCAAGTCGGCCAGTTACATGATTTTGTCGGCTCTTCCGGCCACGCAGGGACTTTACGGTTTCGTGGCCTTCTTGATGTCTATGGGCAGGGATTTTGCTACGGACGGCCCTTTGATGCTCGGCATCGGACTGGGTGTAGGTTTGGTATGTTTGTTCTCGGCCATTCGCCAAGGACAGATTTGCGCACATGGCATCGCCGGCATTTCACAAGGACACGACGTGCAGACCAACACCATGATTTATGCCGCCCTTCCGGAGTTTTACGCTATCTTGGCATTGGTGGCCGCATTGATGGTATAA
- a CDS encoding V-type ATP synthase subunit I encodes MITKMKKLTFLVYHKEYEQFLQQIRELGVVHIVEKQRGEMDDTLLRFVQKRTLYKNMLQSMYLLADKQPEETVHKDESADALVKSYEDLQTKIQDLNQQIPAIDKDRAQMEIWGDFDWKTVRRLESAGWFVQFYTCAEKEYNDAWAEDYNAIVVKEDGGHLYFVTVNPRPVELDAEQLRLPSLSLSELNRKRTDTEEALEQARAELKAFCKANYRTLEQYSLLLEGDIDLLKVKLNSERTVEGAVVLLEGWIPEDNEAEVTKLLAENGTYYEIRSAKREDNAPIKLKNNAYTRMYEVLTKMYGMPDYAEFDPTPILAPFFSLFFAFCMGDAGYGLVLIALGFILKKKLSASLRGMMNLVITLGIFTTVFGAVLGTFFGVSLFDLEIPAPLKEFMIVGKIGDTGYDKQMLLALIIGAVHICIAMTVKAVGQTVRFGFKESLSAWGWLLLVVGFICTGGLSFFKIISEEVSTWAFIVIGGISAIGIYLLNNIHRNVFVNIGAGVWDTYNMATGLMGDILSYIRLYALGLAGGMLGGVFNQLAFMVNDAAGPLLGWLFCGLILVFGHSLNIAMSCLSAFVHPLRLTFVEYFKNSGYEGKGEAYNPFSVVKK; translated from the coding sequence ATGATCACAAAAATGAAGAAGCTCACATTCCTTGTGTATCATAAGGAGTACGAACAGTTCTTGCAGCAGATTCGAGAATTGGGAGTGGTGCATATTGTCGAGAAGCAACGGGGCGAGATGGACGATACTCTGCTGCGTTTCGTGCAGAAACGCACGCTCTACAAGAATATGCTTCAGAGTATGTATCTTTTGGCTGATAAACAACCCGAAGAAACGGTACATAAAGACGAATCGGCGGATGCTTTGGTGAAATCATATGAGGACTTACAGACAAAGATACAAGACCTGAACCAGCAAATTCCCGCTATCGACAAAGACAGGGCACAGATGGAAATCTGGGGAGATTTTGATTGGAAGACTGTGCGCAGATTGGAAAGCGCAGGTTGGTTTGTACAATTCTATACTTGTGCGGAAAAGGAATACAACGATGCATGGGCGGAAGATTACAACGCCATCGTAGTGAAGGAAGATGGCGGGCACCTCTATTTTGTGACCGTCAATCCCCGACCCGTAGAACTGGATGCCGAACAGCTGAGACTGCCTTCGCTGAGCCTTTCGGAGCTGAATCGAAAGAGAACCGATACGGAAGAAGCGCTGGAGCAGGCGCGTGCCGAACTGAAAGCATTCTGCAAGGCAAACTATCGTACATTGGAACAGTACAGCCTGTTGCTCGAAGGAGACATAGACCTGCTGAAAGTGAAACTGAACAGTGAGCGCACGGTCGAAGGGGCTGTCGTGTTGCTGGAAGGCTGGATACCGGAAGACAATGAAGCCGAAGTGACAAAGTTGCTTGCCGAAAACGGCACTTACTATGAAATTAGAAGCGCCAAGCGCGAGGACAATGCGCCCATCAAGCTGAAAAACAATGCCTATACCCGCATGTACGAAGTGCTGACAAAAATGTATGGCATGCCCGATTATGCAGAGTTCGACCCTACACCGATTCTTGCACCTTTCTTCTCGTTGTTCTTTGCCTTCTGTATGGGCGATGCCGGTTATGGATTGGTGCTGATTGCACTCGGATTCATTCTGAAGAAGAAACTATCGGCATCCTTGCGCGGCATGATGAATCTGGTGATTACGCTGGGCATCTTTACCACCGTTTTCGGTGCTGTGCTGGGAACGTTCTTCGGAGTGAGCCTCTTCGATTTGGAGATACCCGCACCGCTGAAAGAGTTCATGATTGTGGGCAAGATAGGCGATACCGGCTATGATAAACAAATGCTGTTGGCACTGATTATCGGTGCGGTTCATATTTGCATCGCCATGACGGTGAAAGCTGTGGGGCAGACCGTGCGTTTCGGATTCAAGGAGTCGCTCAGCGCATGGGGCTGGTTGCTGTTGGTGGTAGGTTTTATCTGCACCGGCGGACTCTCTTTCTTCAAGATTATTTCGGAAGAAGTCTCTACATGGGCGTTCATCGTGATTGGCGGCATTTCGGCCATCGGCATTTATCTGCTGAACAATATTCATCGGAATGTATTCGTCAACATCGGTGCCGGCGTATGGGATACCTACAACATGGCTACCGGTCTGATGGGCGACATCTTGTCCTATATCCGTCTGTATGCCCTTGGGCTGGCAGGCGGTATGCTGGGAGGCGTTTTCAATCAGCTTGCATTTATGGTGAACGATGCGGCAGGTCCGCTTTTGGGTTGGTTGTTCTGCGGACTGATATTGGTATTCGGTCACTCGTTGAACATTGCGATGTCCTGCCTGAGCGCATTTGTGCATCCGCTTCGTCTGACGTTCGTCGAATACTTTAAGAACTCCGGTTACGAAGGTAAGGGCGAAGCCTACAACCCTTTTAGCGTAGTGAAGAAATAA
- a CDS encoding V-type ATP synthase subunit D: MAIKFQYNKTSLQQLEKQLKVRVRTLPIIKNKESALRMEVKRCKTDAAALDARLEKEIQAYEAMFALWNEFDASLIKVSDVHLGVKKIAGVRVPLLENVDFEIRPYSLFSAPKWYADGLHLLKSLAHTAIEREFTVAKLNLLEHARKKTTQKVNLFEKVQIPGYQDALRKIKRFMEDEENLSKSSQKIMKSHQEKRKEAEA; encoded by the coding sequence GTGGCTATCAAGTTTCAATATAACAAGACCTCCCTCCAGCAGTTGGAAAAGCAACTGAAGGTGCGCGTGCGTACACTTCCCATCATCAAGAACAAGGAGAGTGCCCTGCGCATGGAAGTGAAGCGCTGCAAAACCGATGCTGCCGCGCTGGACGCGAGGTTGGAAAAGGAAATCCAAGCTTACGAAGCCATGTTCGCCCTTTGGAATGAGTTCGACGCCTCATTGATAAAGGTCAGCGATGTTCATCTCGGCGTGAAGAAGATTGCCGGCGTAAGGGTGCCGTTGCTCGAAAACGTGGATTTCGAGATACGTCCGTACAGTCTGTTCAGCGCTCCCAAATGGTATGCGGACGGGTTGCACTTGCTCAAGTCGTTGGCGCATACCGCCATTGAGCGCGAATTTACCGTTGCCAAACTGAACTTGCTGGAACATGCGCGTAAAAAGACCACCCAGAAGGTGAATCTTTTTGAGAAAGTACAGATTCCGGGTTATCAGGATGCGCTGCGCAAAATCAAACGATTCATGGAAGACGAAGAAAACCTCTCCAAGTCGTCGCAGAAAATCATGAAGTCCCATCAAGAGAAAAGGAAGGAGGCAGAGGCATGA
- a CDS encoding V-type ATP synthase subunit B — protein MATKAFQKIYTKITQITKATCSLKATGVGYDELATVNGKLAQVVKIAGDEVTLQVFEGTEGIPTNAEVVFLGKAPTIKVSEQLAGRFFNAFGDPIDGGPAIEGEEVEIGGPSVNPVRRKQPSELIATGIAGIDLNNTLVSGQKIPFFADPDQPFNQVMANVALRAETDKIILGGMGMTNDDYLYFKNVFSNAGALDRIVSFMNTTENPPVERLLIPDMALTAAEYFAVNNNEKVLVLLTDMTSYADALAIVSNRMDQIPSKDSMPGSLYSDLAKIYEKAVQFPSGGSITIIAVTTLSGGDITHAVPDNTGYITEGQLFLRRDSDIGKVIVDPFRSLSRLKQLVTGKKTRKDHPQVMNAAVRLYADAANAKTKLENGFDLTNYDERTLAFAKDYSNQLLAIDVNLDTTEMLDVAWDLFGKYFRSEEVNIKKELVDEFWPKTNH, from the coding sequence ATGGCAACAAAAGCATTTCAAAAAATATATACCAAGATAACGCAGATTACCAAAGCTACGTGTTCGCTCAAGGCAACCGGAGTGGGATATGACGAGTTGGCGACGGTGAACGGTAAACTGGCGCAGGTGGTAAAGATTGCCGGCGACGAAGTGACTTTGCAGGTGTTTGAAGGTACGGAAGGCATTCCTACCAATGCAGAGGTGGTATTCTTGGGCAAGGCTCCTACAATCAAAGTGAGCGAGCAGCTTGCCGGACGCTTCTTCAACGCATTTGGCGACCCCATTGACGGCGGTCCCGCCATTGAAGGCGAAGAGGTGGAAATCGGCGGTCCGTCAGTGAATCCGGTCCGTCGTAAACAGCCTTCGGAACTCATTGCAACCGGTATTGCAGGTATCGACTTAAACAATACGCTGGTGTCCGGACAGAAGATTCCGTTTTTTGCTGACCCCGACCAGCCTTTCAATCAGGTGATGGCCAATGTGGCGCTGCGTGCCGAGACGGACAAGATTATTCTGGGCGGCATGGGTATGACGAATGACGACTACCTCTACTTCAAGAACGTGTTTTCCAATGCCGGTGCGCTCGACCGTATCGTCAGCTTCATGAACACTACCGAGAACCCTCCGGTGGAGCGTCTGCTGATTCCGGACATGGCCCTGACAGCTGCCGAATATTTCGCGGTGAACAATAATGAGAAGGTGCTGGTTCTGCTGACGGACATGACTTCTTATGCCGATGCCTTGGCCATTGTGTCCAACCGTATGGATCAGATTCCTTCCAAGGACTCCATGCCCGGCTCCCTCTATTCGGATTTGGCAAAGATATACGAGAAGGCGGTGCAGTTCCCAAGTGGCGGTTCGATAACGATTATTGCAGTGACGACCCTCTCAGGTGGCGATATCACGCATGCCGTACCCGACAATACAGGGTATATCACGGAAGGACAGTTGTTCCTCCGCCGTGACAGCGATATCGGTAAGGTGATTGTAGATCCTTTCCGTTCCTTGTCGCGTCTGAAGCAGTTGGTTACGGGAAAGAAGACGCGTAAAGACCATCCACAGGTGATGAACGCCGCCGTGCGTCTGTACGCCGATGCCGCCAATGCCAAGACCAAGCTTGAAAACGGTTTCGACCTGACGAATTACGACGAACGTACGCTTGCTTTTGCGAAAGACTACTCCAACCAACTGTTGGCCATTGACGTCAATCTCGATACCACCGAAATGCTCGATGTAGCTTGGGACTTGTTCGGCAAGTATTTCCGTTCCGAGGAAGTGAATATCAAGAAAGAGTTGGTAGACGAATTTTGGCCGAAAACAAATCACTAA